In Sphaeramia orbicularis chromosome 3, fSphaOr1.1, whole genome shotgun sequence, a genomic segment contains:
- the LOC115437675 gene encoding N-acetyllactosaminide alpha-1,3-galactosyltransferase-like, whose translation MRAQLMFNAKGFGQFGFFAFALVFTSFVSLYLYQIKTFAPVNQRSFGRRVFTPNISTDGTLKYGARSDVKTSTPWKAPIIWEGMFNPELYDEEHKKHMSSVALTVFAVGKYLDAYLHNFLVSAEVHFMSGLPVTYYIFTDLPESVPKMKLGPRRNLKVIKVEKYSRWQDISMMRMKFISELIDTEISYHFPYVYCLDVDQVFKARFGSEALGESVAMLHSYFYDRPESAFTYDKNPKSKAYMTTGDFYYHAAVFGGSWQNVKALVDECYLGIMEDKLNGVEALWHDESHLNKFFWVNKPTRLLSPEYCWDEKIGGRSEIKIMRLIWAEKHYDTLRT comes from the exons ATGAG GGCACAATTGATGTTCAATGCAAAAGGCTTTGGGCAATTTGGCTTTTTCGCTTTTGCCTTGGTCTTCACCTCCtttgtttctttatatcttta CCAAATAAAGACCTTTGCACCTGTAAATCAGCGTTCTTTCGGCAGAAGAGTGTTCACACCAAACATCAGCACAGATGGTACTCTTAAATATGG GGCCCGATCCGATGTCAAGACGTCTACACCTTGGAAGGCACCGATCATCTGGGAAGGAATGTTTAACCCCGAACTTTATGATGAGGAACACAAGAAACACATGTCATCTGTGGCTCTGACTGTGTTTGCTGTGGGCAA ATACCTGGATGCCTACCTCCACAACTTTCTTGTCTCTGCAGAAGTTCACTTCATGTCGGGTTTACCGGTGACGTACTACATATTTACAGATTTACCAGAAAGTGTACCAAAAATGAAGCTGGGTCCACGGCGAAACCTGAAGGTAATCAAAGTGGAAAAGTACTCCAGGTGGCAGGACATCTCTATGATGCGTATGAAGTTCATCTCTGAGCTCATAGACACAGAGATCAGTTACCATTTCCCTTATGTCTATTGCTTAGATGTTGATCAGGTATTTAAGGCACGATTTGGCTCAGAAGCTCTGGGTGAATCTGTTGCTATGCTACACTCCTACTTCTACGATCGTCCAGAAAGCGCATTCACCTATGACAAGAATCCAAAGTCCAAAGCCTACATGACAACAGGGGATTTCTACTATCACGCAGCTGTCTTTGGAGGCTCATGGCAAAATGTGAAGGCTTTGGTTGATGAGTGCTACCTGGGCATCATGGAGGACAAATTAAATGGCGTTGAGGCTCTGTGGCATGATGAGAGTCACCTGAACAAGTTCTTCTGGGTTAATAAACCAACCCGGCTGCTCTCCCCTGAGTACTGCTGGGATGAGAAAATTGGAGGGAGGTCGGAGATAAAAATAATGCGGCTGATTTGGGCAGAAAAACATTATGATACACTGCGCACCTAG